CTCGCCCAACTCGATCAGGCCTACGAACGGGTCAAACCGGACATCGTGCTGGTGCACGGCGACACCACCACCAGTTTCATCGCCGCCCTCGCCGCGTTCAATCGTCAGTTGCCGATCGGTCACGTCGAAGCAGGTTTGCGTACCGGCAACCTGCGCGCCCCCTGGCCCGAGGAAGCGAATCGACGCCTGACCGGCGTGATTACCGACCTGCATTTCCCGCCGACCTCCAAGTCCGCCGCCAATCTGCTGCGCGAAGGCGTACCCGAAGACAACATTGAAATCACCGGCAACACCGTGATCGATGCCCTGCTGTGGATGCGCAAGCACCAGCAGGAAATCGACTGGCATCCTTCCGCCGATTCGCCTCTGGCGGCGATTGATGATCAGTGTCGGATGATTCTGGTCACCAGCCATCGACGGGAAAATCTCGGCGACGGTTTCCGCAATATCTGCCAGGCGCTGGCTGAACTGGCCGAGCAATACCCGGACGTGCAATTTGTCTATCCGGTGCACCTCAACCCGCTGGTGCAGGAGGTGGTGTACGGCATGCTGGCCAACAAACCGAACATCTATCTGGTGCCACCGCAGGACTATCCGAACTTCGTCTGGCTGATGGGCCGCGCGCACTTCATCCTGACCGACTCCGGCGGCGTCCAGGAGGAAGCCCCGGCGATCGGCAAACCGCTGCTGGTGCTGCGCGACGTCACCGAACGGCCTTCGGTGCTTGAGAGCGGCACCATGCTGCTGGTGGGCACCGACAAGGCGCGCATCGTCAAGGAAGCCCGCCAACTGCTGGACGACCCGGACACCTACGCGCGCATGAGCCGCGTGCACTTCCCCTATGGCGACGGTCACGCCAGCGAACTGATCGCCACCCGCCTCCACGCCTGGCTGAGCGCACGCTCGGCGGCGGGTAAAGGGGTATGAGTCTGGGTTGGGTCGATTTCTTCGCGTATGTGCTGTTCGGTCTCAAATATGTGGCGATTGCCCTCGCCCTGCTGATGTTCATCCTCGGCCTCGATGACCTGTTCATCGACCTCGTGTACTGGAGCCGCAAGTTCATCCGGCGCTGGCGGATCTACGAGAAATTCAAGCGTGCCGACGAGGAACGGCTGTATTCGATTCCCGAGAAACCGCTGGCAATCATGGTGCCGGCGTGGAACGAAGTCGGCGTGGTCGGCGAAATGGCACGCCTGGCCGCCTCGACCATCGACTACGAGAACTATCAGATTTTCGTCGGCACCTACCCCAACGATGCCGAGACCCAGGCCGATGTCGACGCGGTGTGCCAGCACTACCCCAACGTGCACAAAGTGGTCTGCGCCCGGCCCGGCCCGACCAGCAAGGCCGACTGCCTGAACAACATCATCGACGCAATCCTGCGCTTCGAGAGCGAGGCGAAAATCCAGTTCGCCGGGTTCATCCTGCACGATGCCGAAGACGTGATTTCGCCGATGGAATTGCGCCTCTACAACTACCTGCTGCCGAACAAAGACCTGATCCAGATTCCGGTCTATCCCTACGCGCCGGAGTGGAAAGGCTTCACCGCCGGGCATTACGTCGACGAGTTCGCGGAAAACCACGGCAAGGACGTCATCGTCCGCGAAGCCCTCACCGGTCAGGTGCCCAGCGCCGGCGTCGGCACCTGCTTCAGCCGCAAGGCCATCAGCGCCCTGCTGGAAGACGGCGACGGCATTGCCTTCGATGTACAGAGTCTCACCGAGGACTACGACATTGGTTTCCGCCTCAAGCAGAAAGGCATGAAATGCATCTTCGCCCGCTATTCGGTCAGCGATCCGAAACTGGCGCTGGAGCAACCCTGGGTGTTCGGCATGAACCGCGAGTTCTCCCAGGTGATCTGCGTGCGCGAGCACTTTCCCCGCGACTTGCAACATGCGATCCGGCAGAAATCGCGGTGGATTGTCGGCATCGTGTTCCAGGGCACCAAGAACCTCGGCTGGAGCCGCAAGGGTCTGCTCAACTACTTCCTGTGGCGCGACCGTCGCGGGCTGATCGCCTACCTGCTGAGCTTTCTGGTGAACCTGCTGTTCCTGGTGCTGCTGGCGATGTGGGCGGTGACGATCATTTCCCCGGACTCATGGCGCTATCCCTCGATCCTCGCCGACAGCTCGCTGCTCTCGGTGCTGCTGTGGCTCAACGGCCTGATGCTGCTCAATCGCCTGTTTCAGCGCGGCTGGTTTGTCACTCGTTACTACGGATTGGTCGAAGGCCTGCTGTCGGCGCCGCGCATGATGTGGAGCAACTTCGTCAACTTCTTCGCCAACCTGCGCGCCCTGCGCCAAGTGATGGAAATGGGCGATTCGCGGCGTGTTGCCTGGGACAAGACCACCCACGAATTTCCGGCGCTGACCAAGGCCCAGCGCACCCCGCTCGGCCATCGCCTGGTGGAAAAAGGCCTGCTGACCGAAGAGCAACTGGAAGCAGCGATCACCAGCCCCGTGCGCCGTCGACTGGGCCGCGAACTGTTGCTGCGTGAGTACATCGACAGCACTCAGCTCGTCGAGACACTGGCCGAACAGCTGGATCTGGAATGGGCACCACTCAATCCGTTCAAGCTCGACAAACGCTTGATCGATACGGTGCCGCGCCGGGTCGCCTCCCACTACGGAGTTCTGCCCGTGGCAGAAGAAGGCGACACGCTGATTCTGGCCTCCGAAGGCCCGGTCAGTCAGGTCTCGCTGGGCGCCATCAGCCGTCAATTGAAACGCCCGGTGCGCAGCCGTCTCGCACCTCAGGGCCGCGTCACATTGGGGATTCGTTACTGGTACGCCAGCCCCCGCCAGAATGAGGAAGTGCGTCATATGCTCGAAGTGCTTGAGCGCCATCAGGACGATAAAGCCCTGCTGGAGCGGGTCAGCCGCCATCAGGTGCTGCTGGGCAATCTGTTGCAGGTACGCGGTATGGTGCCGCCAACTTTGTTCAACCAAGCGCTGATCGACTTCGATGCCGAAAAAATGTCACTTGGCGAACACCTGATTTCCCGGGGCATGATTACCCAAGAGGTACTGGAACAGGCCCTGGCCGATCAGGCCAGCGAACAGCAAGCCGCCTACCGCATTGTCCGGGAGGTCGCATGAAGCCCGTGCATCGTCACACCCTGTTATTGGGCAGCCTGCTGCTGGGCCTGAGCACCGCGTATCCGTTGCAGGCTGCGCCGCTGAGCGACTTTGAACAGTTCCGCAGCTATCCCTACATGGACCGCAGCTATCGCGAAGCAAAAAAGGGCAACTGGAAAGAAGTCGAACGACTGATGCGCCACTTGCTGGAAAAAGTCCCGAAAAACGATGAAGCCCGGGCACTTCTGGTGGAGTCCCTGGCCAAGCAACGTCGTTACAAGGAAGCGCTGCAAGCATTGCCGAACGACAGCGACGCCCTGCCCGACCTGCGCCTGACCTGGATCGAACAGGATCCGCCCACCAGCACTCAAGTAGAAAGCTGGATGGCCACCAGCAGCCTGAATGACCGCGTACGCCTCTGGCAGGCCTACAGCCTGAGCCTGGCCAAGTTCGGCGGCGCAGCCAAGGCCCACGACTGGTTGGCACAACTGGCGCCCAAGGGCGACGACAACATCCTGCGCCTGGCCCGCGCCAACTGGTCGGAGCAACTGCGCGACTGGAGCGGCACCATTGATCAACTGGCACCGCTGGCCGCACGCAAACAATTGGACGCCGAAGGCTGGCAACGGCTGGCCAACGCGTATGTGCAACGCCTCGATGAAAAACCGCTGCAGCAACTGCTGCAACAGGCGCCGAGTCCCGAGGCGGCGCGCAACATTCGTTTGGCGATGGTCGACCGCGCCATCGCCATGGGCCACGAGCAACAGGCCCAGCGCTGGATGCAGTCGTTACCGGCCAGCGACCTCGCCGATCCGGCGCAACGTCAACGTCTGTGGGAACTGGCGCGCAAGACCGAAGACGTGCCCACCGTGCAGCGCCTGAGCAACGATCTGCAACGGCCCTGCCTGGAAACCGCCGAATGGCTGTCGCGCCAGGATCCGGAAGCCGCGCTCAAGCAACTGCGCAGTTGTACGCCGACGGACGACCCTCAAACCTGGCTGGTACTCGCCCAGCGCCTGCAAGCCACGGACCTGCTGCAAAGCACCCGCCTGCCGGAGCCTTGGGATAGCCGTCGGCAAACGCAGGTGCTCGACATCTGGCAGGAGCAAGGTCGCAGCGCCGAGGTCAACGCCTGGCTGGCCGGCCAGAAGCAGACGCCCGATATCGTCAAGCGCCGTGCGGAACTGACGCAGCGCATGGGTCGGATGATCGAAGCAGAAACCCTGTGGGAACTGCATTACCGGCAAACCGGCAATCTTTCCTCGCTGAATCAGGCCACCTATCTGGCTGTGAATGCCGGTGATCGTGCGCATGCACAGCAGTTGCTGGAATCCGCATTTGATCGTCATGACGGGCGTCTGCCGGCGACGGCGTTGCAGCGTCTGGCCGGTTTGTACGCCGCAGCGCCATCCACGACACCGGAGCAACAGCGGCGTATGGCACTCCTGCTCAACCGAGTGGACGGCGCCACGCGCGGCCAACTGCTCGCGCAACTCGCGGAGACCGGGCAGTGCGATGCGGTGCAGCAAGCCATCGGCAGCCACCCGCAAGCGGCTGGCGATTACCGTGCGCTCGGTCGCTGCGCCATGCCTGATCGCCCGGGCGAAGCCGTCGTCTACTACCAGCAGGCTGAAAAGCTCGGTGATCGCGGCAGTCGTCTGCCGCTGGCCTATGCCCTGGAAGCGGCCGGTGATTCCGCCGGCGCACTGGCCATCTGGCGCAGCTTCCCGACCGCCGATCTCAGCGACAACGCCCGCCTGACAGCCAGTCGCAGCGCACTGAATGTCGGCGACAGCCAGACCGCAGAAACCTACTGGCAACAGAGCACCACTCGCGGCGCCAATGAATGGGCCCTCGGCGCAGCCATCGCCGACGCGCGGGGTGATCACGCCCAGGCACTGCAACGTCAGCGTCAGGCCCTGCAGCAGACACCGGATGCCGGGCATTTCTACGCCGCGTCGGTCACCGCGCAAAAGGCCGGGGACTTACCACAAAGCACCGCTTGGCTGGCCGAAGCGGCACGCCGCGAGCCGAACAATCCGCGTTACCGCGCCGACTACGGCATGCGTCTGGCCGGTGCCGAAACCCGCGAAGAACGCGCCACGGCGATCCCGTATCTGCAACAGGCCACCCGCGATTTCCCTGAGGATTACCGCTTGGGTGAAACCCTTGCCTGGCGCTACGACGAAGTCGAAGACAGCGCCTCCGCGCGCAAGGAACTGCGTCGGGTGATCGATCTGGAGCAGAACCCCGTGGCGGCCGATGACGAAGACGGCAGCATGGAGGCCCGGCGTTACCGCCAGCGCCGCGCTCATGAAACCTTGTCGCGGCGTGACAGTTTTACCGTTGCCAGCACCTGGTCACCGGCCGGGGTCTCGACCAACGACTTTCTGCGCCCGGATGACAGCGAAGGGAGCAAAAGGGTGACCCGCTCGCAGAACGTTCAGGTCGCGATGTGGGATCACGCGCTGGGTGAGGAGCCGAGTCGTGCCGGCAGTACGCTGTCGGTTTATGGCCGGCTGTTGTTCGGAGGCCAAGGTCGTTCCAGCTATGGCGAAACCTTCGCTACCGGCGTCGGCCTGCGCTACAAGCCGTGGGGCACGGCCAACGTCAACCTATATGCCGAAATCTACAAGCAAACCGGAGTC
The window above is part of the Pseudomonas fluorescens genome. Proteins encoded here:
- the wecB gene encoding non-hydrolyzing UDP-N-acetylglucosamine 2-epimerase, which encodes MSFKVMMVFGTRPEAIKMAPLARVLRQWPDITLNICSTGQHREMLTQVLDAFELTVDEDLQVMTQGQTLNGLSQHLLAQLDQAYERVKPDIVLVHGDTTTSFIAALAAFNRQLPIGHVEAGLRTGNLRAPWPEEANRRLTGVITDLHFPPTSKSAANLLREGVPEDNIEITGNTVIDALLWMRKHQQEIDWHPSADSPLAAIDDQCRMILVTSHRRENLGDGFRNICQALAELAEQYPDVQFVYPVHLNPLVQEVVYGMLANKPNIYLVPPQDYPNFVWLMGRAHFILTDSGGVQEEAPAIGKPLLVLRDVTERPSVLESGTMLLVGTDKARIVKEARQLLDDPDTYARMSRVHFPYGDGHASELIATRLHAWLSARSAAGKGV
- the nrfB gene encoding cyclic di-3',5'-guanylate-activated glycosyltransferase NrfB, which gives rise to MSLGWVDFFAYVLFGLKYVAIALALLMFILGLDDLFIDLVYWSRKFIRRWRIYEKFKRADEERLYSIPEKPLAIMVPAWNEVGVVGEMARLAASTIDYENYQIFVGTYPNDAETQADVDAVCQHYPNVHKVVCARPGPTSKADCLNNIIDAILRFESEAKIQFAGFILHDAEDVISPMELRLYNYLLPNKDLIQIPVYPYAPEWKGFTAGHYVDEFAENHGKDVIVREALTGQVPSAGVGTCFSRKAISALLEDGDGIAFDVQSLTEDYDIGFRLKQKGMKCIFARYSVSDPKLALEQPWVFGMNREFSQVICVREHFPRDLQHAIRQKSRWIVGIVFQGTKNLGWSRKGLLNYFLWRDRRGLIAYLLSFLVNLLFLVLLAMWAVTIISPDSWRYPSILADSSLLSVLLWLNGLMLLNRLFQRGWFVTRYYGLVEGLLSAPRMMWSNFVNFFANLRALRQVMEMGDSRRVAWDKTTHEFPALTKAQRTPLGHRLVEKGLLTEEQLEAAITSPVRRRLGRELLLREYIDSTQLVETLAEQLDLEWAPLNPFKLDKRLIDTVPRRVASHYGVLPVAEEGDTLILASEGPVSQVSLGAISRQLKRPVRSRLAPQGRVTLGIRYWYASPRQNEEVRHMLEVLERHQDDKALLERVSRHQVLLGNLLQVRGMVPPTLFNQALIDFDAEKMSLGEHLISRGMITQEVLEQALADQASEQQAAYRIVREVA
- a CDS encoding NfrA family protein, producing the protein MKPVHRHTLLLGSLLLGLSTAYPLQAAPLSDFEQFRSYPYMDRSYREAKKGNWKEVERLMRHLLEKVPKNDEARALLVESLAKQRRYKEALQALPNDSDALPDLRLTWIEQDPPTSTQVESWMATSSLNDRVRLWQAYSLSLAKFGGAAKAHDWLAQLAPKGDDNILRLARANWSEQLRDWSGTIDQLAPLAARKQLDAEGWQRLANAYVQRLDEKPLQQLLQQAPSPEAARNIRLAMVDRAIAMGHEQQAQRWMQSLPASDLADPAQRQRLWELARKTEDVPTVQRLSNDLQRPCLETAEWLSRQDPEAALKQLRSCTPTDDPQTWLVLAQRLQATDLLQSTRLPEPWDSRRQTQVLDIWQEQGRSAEVNAWLAGQKQTPDIVKRRAELTQRMGRMIEAETLWELHYRQTGNLSSLNQATYLAVNAGDRAHAQQLLESAFDRHDGRLPATALQRLAGLYAAAPSTTPEQQRRMALLLNRVDGATRGQLLAQLAETGQCDAVQQAIGSHPQAAGDYRALGRCAMPDRPGEAVVYYQQAEKLGDRGSRLPLAYALEAAGDSAGALAIWRSFPTADLSDNARLTASRSALNVGDSQTAETYWQQSTTRGANEWALGAAIADARGDHAQALQRQRQALQQTPDAGHFYAASVTAQKAGDLPQSTAWLAEAARREPNNPRYRADYGMRLAGAETREERATAIPYLQQATRDFPEDYRLGETLAWRYDEVEDSASARKELRRVIDLEQNPVAADDEDGSMEARRYRQRRAHETLSRRDSFTVASTWSPAGVSTNDFLRPDDSEGSKRVTRSQNVQVAMWDHALGEEPSRAGSTLSVYGRLLFGGQGRSSYGETFATGVGLRYKPWGTANVNLYAEIYKQTGVSDDGSGGMRLGQLFSPVKVWDQGHDYDRFGRTSTDYLLRATASFLDQGKYRNDWRVDENEWDERFLYLDAAWWTKAGDHQWLSRFQQGHAWKLPFSGAQTIMPYGFLEFASQDPSNDWRQDLRTGVGLRWQWWYDEDRYNAYRSKLTVRTEYQQSLGGNLYEGGNGVLLGVEWNF